One Periophthalmus magnuspinnatus isolate fPerMag1 chromosome 4, fPerMag1.2.pri, whole genome shotgun sequence genomic window, CAACAATTGGCAAAAAGAATACCAATACCACATATTGATATGGCTTAAGAAATTTGAAGCTAAGGAAAGTAATGCTTGCATAATATAGCCCTTTAGAGACGTTTATAGATGGTGAGCTGAAATGGGTTACATGCATAAGGTATGCAAATAGGCAATACTAGAAGAAACACTGATGTGATATTACGCACCTTTCTTTTTTGCTCCCGAGTTTGTTTGCTGTAAACTGATCTCCGTAGTCGATCAGATTGAGCTGTCTTGAAAAGACGTTGACTTTATTTCCCACAAAAAGGTTCTCCATGTGCAAGTCCTCATATTTAGTCCTTCTCAAAAACACTCTCTGGTTTTTCACATCATACTGTGGGCAGAACACAGAATAATTCAGTCAaatgcaccaaaaaaaaaattaatatatatGTAATACATCAGCGGTAAGTACTAGAATAGCTAATTTAATCacgttaaataaaaatgtatgaaagtaaaatacaacagaGATATTTGACggaaagtaataataataatggagtTACAGACCCCACTATCAGAGACATGATTATGGTAAGTCGTGCTCACCATTTCCACTGAGCTGTCTCTGGGATAGAAGAGCAGTTGGTACTTTCGCAGGAGACCAGCCGTTGGATCATACCACTCAGCCAAAAATGCAAACCTGTCCTCCTAGAacacaaacaaagaaaataaggTATTGTGAACATTTATGTCAGAAAAAACATAATGGCATGATAactaaatatattgtttaatcAATAAACAAGGTTTAAACCAACAGTAAAGCAGGTCTGAATCCAAATTTTATAATTTAATGATTGATCTTGCTGAAAACAGACCATAAGAAAAAGCCTAAGAATTTCTAGTACTGTTTGTTTTAAGACAGTGCTGGTTGTTACTTTATATGAAGGCTAACACATTAATGGTCTATAATGATATAAACCCAGTCAGGTTGAGTGACAGATTCTCATTTCACACAAAGGCAGTAAAATCTGGTGAAAACAATGGCACAACAGCTTCCTCTTCATGCATGCCTGTGTCATGACTAAACTGCTGGCAATGGATGACTGTGcccacagatctgatcagtaGCGATGGCAGTCATGATAGAAGAGTGTTCACTGGCACACTTCATTCTTATTGACCATTATTGTCCACCTAAGTGAGCCGCTGCAGGTCTATCTATAAGAGCAATCTAACTTGAGCAAGATTGTCCTTGCTGCCTCAGTGACAATAAATTGACTAATACAGTCACACATTCGTTGATGGTAATGTTTACTGATAGTAGGCAAGGTAACCACAGGGCTTAGAGCTAAGACATCTCTAGAGGAACCCTAATTTACTTACTAATTGTTAATAGGGAGAAAGTAGAAATTCTGGCTATTGTTTAATTGTTAGATTTAGTGGCATTATAAGATGTTTGTTAAATATTTACTCACTTCTATTTTCGTATTTTCAAATAAAGTATGTAACTTCATAAATCAATACTATATCAAAAAACCTTGTTTATCATTCATTCATAAAGACAGTTGTAATTACAGTGCTGCTTCAACTATTAACTAGTTAGTGtgaaaattggatacttttacCTAAACATTGGctaatttggatttttttgttttgttttttgttttactttacagCGAAATTTCCAATGCTCTTTGAAGCGAAACAGCTCGATTCACTTATTCTCTGTGTTACgcataaaataaactatatgCTCATATTCTCCTTCAACAGATGTACTGTTCTTATGGTTAGCAATGATGCTATGCTAAGCTAAGTTAGCAAACAAACGCACGTATTCCTCCAAATGTCGCGTACCAAAGAAACTGATGATATTCACGTATCATAACTGATGTAGAGTGATGTTGCACTCACCATATTTGAGAATGCATAAAACCTTTCGATGTTGTGTTAAAAAGTAATGACTGCAACCTAGCTGCTAACTCCGCGCTTCATTTTATGGTTGTTATGGTAACTGGGCTGACAAGCTGAGGGGAGTTCAGGTAACACTGTCAGATTCGTAAATCATGGAGTTctataatttgtatattttttacgATATATGTTGTATGAGGATCTGACATCTTAGCCTTTGGAATAAAAAAAGAGGTAGTTTTATTGTATTAGGTTGCTGCTGTGTAAAATAATTTGCTCATTCAGAAAACTATGAAGCCATAAGCTGGGCAACCCAATGTGGGCAGTTAACATGCAAACATCTAAAACGTTATAAAGCTCCACAGACAATTTGTTTATGTCTTACGCCATCTAGTGGTGTATTAATATAATAGAATATAAAAACCGAGTTCTCTCAAACGTCCCATTTGCTCATAACccggaacaaaaacaacactcttGGATGGATCGCCTCACATCTGAATGCATCTGAAAACCACTATATTGCATTGTAATTGTGGATACTCTGAGAACTTGAAATCTCTTCAGAATATAGATTAGAattttgttcataaatgtaTTCATCTGTTACTTTGAGAGATTTTATTAACGAGAATAAACCTTTAATTTTGGATGGTGGTCTTGCAACTCAGCTGGAGGCACAAGGATTTGAGCTTGGGGTAAAGCATGACCAAAGACAAATTGTTAAATTTAAGCCAAAACATAATATGTCAACCCGTGATTTACCTATAATCAAACATCTTCATAAAGGATGTACATGTGTTTGCTTATATGTAGTTCTGATTTACTTACAATCATTCTAAGATTATTTCTACCACAGGGGGACCCATTGTGGAGTGCCAGACTTTtgcacacaaaccctgaagcAATTAAAGATGTCCATTACAGGTTGATTTACCTAACAACATAAAGATTTGTGAGGTATTTTacatgatatttatttattttccagatTTCTTCTCAGTGGCAGTGATGTCATTACCACAGCTACATACCAGGCCAGTGTTAAAGGATTTGTCCAACATTTAGGAGTGACATGTGAACGTGCCAGAGAGCTGCTGATGTCTGGAGTGCATCTGGCCAAAGATGCATTGCAGAAATTTATATCTGAAAATAAAACCGGTAAATAGCCATAAAATATACTGCATGAGCGTGTGTAGAATATGTACATTGATTTATTTTGCAGTTCAAACACATGGATTAGTGGCTGGCTCTATTGGACCTTATGGGGCATTTCTTCATGATGGATCTGAGTACACAGGGGACTACGCTAAAGAAATGAGTGTTGAGGTGAGGCAAGCTCCACACACTCTCTTTTATGGCTGCATTATGTTCACATTTCTCATTTGGCAGCACAAATTCATACTGCAATCATATTTTGCTCCTGACATGTGTGTGTCTTGGGCTCAACTCCTGGGTGGCGTGGGCCCtctctgtgtgaagtttgcatgttctctccctGCCTGCATCAGTTAACTCCCTGTGGTCCGGTGTCCCTAACATTAAGAACATGTAATATAGGATCCCCTCTGGGGCCAGGACTCCTCTGAATATGACATCCCAAATCTTAGTTGGACTATCCTGGCTAAATAAGaattaataaacataaaataaataaaagctcagGTTGTTAGGTAGCCTGGCCAGCAACTCCCCCTAACAACGAGATTAAATTGGAGGCCAGACAAGTTCATAGATGGATAAACTATGTTAAAGGGTATTCGTTAGTAAATTAGTACAGTGTTATGTATAAAGTTTCTATCATTTAGGAttaattataaagtaaaaacattctGTATTTGAGAtagtttttttgctttattcttTTTCAGCATCTTAAATCATGGCATTGTCCACAGCTGGAGTGTTTAAATGCTGCAGGAGCAGACATTATTGCATTTGAGACAATCCCCAGTGTTAAAGAAGCAGAGGCTGTGGTTCAGCTGCTCAGAGAGTTTCCTAACACTAAAGCatggctctccttctcctgcaAGGTAAATATCATAAAGGTATTTCGTGAACAATGGGCTGGGCACCAGTCGATCATTGCACTACTTCTACTGCAACTAATGAAACGCACACATATACAGCTTTATTCTCACAGCgaaaatctgaaaatgtttttgaaaacCTTTTAAAACCCACAGTCTTAGTGGTACTACTCACCTGGACAACTATTTTGCCCTGTCTTGTTTGTTTCAAAACCAGGGCTACATAAGTGGCAACCTCTATTCCCTTTCTGTGCATTACTTCTTGTAGGATGAGAAGTGTATATCAGACGGCAGCCTCTTTTCTGATGCGGTGCAAGTGGCTCTTAAATGCCCTCAGCTTGTGGCTGTTGGAGTTAACTGTTGTTCTCCAGATCTGGTAGAGCCAGTCCTGGACTCAGCCAAAACTCTGCTGAACCCAGACCTGAGCTTCGTGGCCTATCCCAACAGTGGCGAAGAGTGGAACACTCAGAAAGGGTACTAAACTACAATTTTTGTTATAcagtattatattatattattctaCTTCCCTTACATATGCCAACATAATATGATGTAAATAATTCTGTAAATGAGcttcaaaatgtattgaaaactttctaacttttacatttaaagatgGCTGGCTCaagcaaaaaaaacaggatctcTTTCTCAATTCTGTGAAAGCTGGATGAAACATGGAGCAGCCTTCATAGGTGAGAAAACAACTCATATATTTGTGTTCAATTTCTATTCCTTTTGAAATGTCTTTGTCTTCCAGGGGGCTGCTGCCGTATTGGTCCCATGCAGATCGAAGAGTTGCGGCATGTATTAAAATGACCCATACAGTGACTGAAAGCAATGACAGAAAGCCTGTTTGGTATTCATTTATGAAAATCttactttattgaaaaataataataaatgcattacAGGTTTCAACAAAGGTTAATGAATAATAACAACACATGTAGTTTTCACCTGCAGTTTACAATTTCATGTTTTGGAATCATTTCGCTCTGaccttttaaatacaattttacatttctgttggaatatatttacagaaaacacaagaaaaaggTCTAAACATCTTTCACGGCACAGTTTACAGCACCACTGATTGGAAAAGCCCATTACACATGTCACTAAAGCAACAAATGCCATGTTATTCCTACAATATCAGACCAGGGACGGATAATATCATAAAGGCGTAAATGCTGTATCAATCAAGCCACAAAATCCTAAtatcatttttatgttgttttaacaACCTCTTCTGGCTTAGGTTGAGATTACACATGACTCTCTTTCAAATGCATTACATCAGGAGACTAATCAAAATCTATCTTTAGCCCATTCTGAGTATTTCCTGAAAATGTCAATATTTGAACATTATGTTCTGAGTCATATAGATGACAGACAAACATGCAATGCTGGTGGAAACAGAGGTTTTGTGACAAAGAAAACTAGGTTTTCAAACACAAAattgaaaattatatatttaaataatgtttttaaacaaCTGTCTGGTTCAAGTTTacactgttctctttgtttattGTAACGAGGAAGTAAAACTGGATAAAAGAGCTGACTTCCTCCTTAAACTTTTTAGTCACACCACACTAGTGGTTACTCTTTAACCCAGTTTTCTGGGTTGCAGTTTAGTTGCAGTTCTGAATGAGGGGCAACATTTGTGACCACGTTAAAACTGGGTACTTTTTTTTGAATCAtcacaaatgaataataaagttgttttggcCCAACAGAATCAATCTACCCTGTGTTTGAGGAACTATAGCGGGGACAAGGTGTTGTCTCataacacaaacaaatcaattAAATGAGGTAAAGAGTTCTCCAATTTTTCAGGTAAAATGCTTCATGAAATAACCTCCACATTACAATTCACAGAAGTTTATAAATGCTAACACAAGATATGCAGACTATGTACTCCAGAGTGCCTCTGCTTGTCCACTCTGAGCAGCACTGATGGGAAAATATCTTTCCCAAAGCAAAAGTGTGCTATCTGTGTTTGAAACCTACTTACGGCTTTGTTTACtccatctaaataaaacatgttgtaaTGCACCAATTTAAGGCCTACATTATGTATAAAATTCATTGCATAACTCCAGATAATATACACTAATTTTACAGATTAACATAACTAGACACCTTCTTTATGTGTATAGTTTATATCAATCCACTTACCCAAACTATCTTGTTGTGAacctttatttttaagtttttttatttctccaaaTCTATCTTTGGAAATAAAACAGTTCAGCTCTTGACTCCCTCTACCGGAAAATACTTTTAagaccattttaatattttctgcattttttttatgatcATACTGCTAATTGTGTAATTCTAAATTCTAAAACTCTGACTTGCCTACCTGTTACAGTGCTTTGAGATTTcctggaaatataaagttataaataaaaactatgattattattattattataactgttAGACTATGATGGCACTGAAGTCAGGAAAAGATACAAAATGTGCCTTGAAATGTGCTGGTATTAAGCTGCCAGACAAATGAGAAACTATCTCAAAATAAATGCTTGCATGAAACAGTTTCAAAACTGGGcccaaacaaacagacagaacCCTTATCTGGccagcaataataaaaccttATTTTCACTGCTGTGGTACCAATAGGGTCAGAAGAGCCGAGATTTGCAACATTAGTATTTAGgtattttctttatgttttgtatttctATTTAATAAAAAAGCATGATTATCATTGAATTTGTCAACTAAACTATTGCatttacaaaatgtaaaaatgtggcaaaTTGCAAAAGACACAGAACCACAAAAATTTAGCAGACAAAATCTCCTGGACACAGTACAATAAAAATCCAAGCCTTGCTGGAAAAGCttgaattaaaaatgttttataactgTGCAGCACATACCTGACCCATACCACTCACCACAATGAAAAAGAGCTATACATAAACCTGCAGTAGTCAGCAGCTTATATTGAGCCTCTCAGCTTTTATTACCAGAGTCTGAATGTTGCGTGTGGCATTTGTGCATCCTTAGTCCACCATGTCTTCTTCCAGGTCACTGTCACGGGAGCGCTGTCTGAACCCGGAGTGGGGAGGTCGTCTCCAGCTCTGCTCCTTGTGGCAGCCCGTGCTGTGGGAGCGTCCCAGGTGAGACAGGCGCTTGTTGGAGCGGTCCTCATCCTCCTCGCTGCCTGGGACCCCCTCAGTGTTCTGAGCATGGAAGTCATGCTGCAGGGTTTCCAGATTCAAAGCCCAGGGGCCAATCTTCTGCCAGTTCACCTTTTGGAAGGCGATAATGCAGTGAAGGTTGCCACCCACCTGAGGCACATGGAGTGGTTagaaatgttttgtaattatgaagtggatgatgaaaaatgaaattCGTGATGAGTAATTGTATTGTTTATACTTGTATTTGAAAttatttaatgaaaaaatatataaattcagcaaacattacatttttaaactataaacATTTAGCTGGACCTTGGAtggtagtgcagtagaaagatGGGTCTGAACTTATTTAAATAGATGTACTGAttgtatacaaaaatataaaatagtaaaatttaATAGTGCACTTGTTTATTGTCCAAACCTTTTTAGTTTTTCGGCGCTGGATCCCTCTTTCTAAATGACGAATATCCAGGAACTCAGGGTTTTGTGTGTTCAGGTCAGTGACAATATCCACCCAGCTACATGCAAGGAGGATTCATTGTCATATGGGGTATGTTTTGGTGAGAGAACAATAAGATCATTCAAAATACagtttagcataatataggttAAGATGAGAAAATAAGAAGCGGAGCATTACCGTTTACAGTGAATCGCCGGGTGTTTTCTGCTTGGTTCACCAATCAAAATCCAGTGCTCCATCTCAGTTATTGGCAAGGGACCCcttgaaaaaacataataactTTGTATAAGCGTAATCCTAAAATAATGTTACATTTAGATAGTAGTTTGAGTGACCTGTAAGCCTTGGCAGCCTTCAGGGGAGTGGCCTCAAACCCCACAGGGCAGAAGTAGTGGTTCTGGCAGTGATAGATGTAGGCCATGGACTCATCCCTCAACCCCTGGGTCAGCTTCATCAGTGCCCCTTCAGCTACAATATATTCATATGataagtgtttttatatttttattataatggtttagttttgctttaaaaGATTAATccttgtaaataaatgtatatactACATGTGATTGAATGCACATACCGAGACAAAGCCGTAAAAGGCAAAAATGCTAGGGGAAGTATAGCAAAATTTTAGTCTTACATTCACATTTGTTCAGCCCCTCAATGTGTATCCAAGGGTTCCAGACTGATGAAAAATGAATTAacattaacaattcaaaacaaaatattccatcttttaaatgataaaaagtcctcaaagtaTCACCTACAACCAGGAAGCCAAAACCCGTGAATAGTTTTAACTAGCTTGATCagacaagtaaaataaaaaaaaaaaaaacatatatcaattaggaaaataacatttaaagccacagtatgtaacttttaagcatgtttaattcattttggttgtatttattgtaCTGAAGTACTAAGAAAAACAAGTGTCCTTATAGTGAGCacacttgcatctccacaaacctgacacctATTTTTGTGGGGAATGTCccgaagtatagttttaactttccatttacatggaatcatgcaggtgatgtgcctcGTCTAGAAAGTTacgtactgtacctttaagtgaTGCTCTTATTTTCTTCATAAACCACTCCATTTGACTCACCAGTTTCCCCTGCCGTCTTGTGTTTTCCATGTGGTTTGTACAAAATGTAGGAGCACCCTCTTACTCTGAAGTTGTCATTGATTTGTCTGAACcagctacaaaacaaaaaaaaagttttattttatgacaAGATATAACAGATTTAATTGTATTGATATAAGCTGACAAACCGCATTAAAGTAGCGTTCCCTGTAAAAGGACCAAACTTGATCTCTTCGAAAGGAGGTTGAAAGCCCAAAATGTGCAGTGCCTCTTCTTGAGAAATTGGTGGTAGACTAAGGAAACCAATGAGGAAAATAGACAAGGCTGTTTTCTGcaactgtattttatattgaaGCATACAATATACTATACTTAAATTAGACATAGACGTGCTGACCTGCCTGCTCCCAAAGTACTGTAGAGGAAGTTCCAGCAGGAAACCAGAGAGGAGATCCCACAGGAGGTTTTGTACTGTGGCCGACTAATGCAgtacctgaaaaaaacaaaattccaaaatatatttatactttgGTATAATACATTCTTTTAAACATCTGACATGTGTGGATTtaacaaagcaataccatctcctgAGGTCAAGCACTTTCCTCTGTTTGATGTCATCTAATGAGGCGTGAGGAGGGATGTCCTGCAGGTTTCTCATTGGTCGGACTGATGACTTCATCTTTTTTGTGCTGGACTTTTTCACATTGCCTGAAACACAGGGAGTTCAGTGTCAAAACAACCTGCAATAAAATCATCTGTTTTTATACAATCTACAGCAAATGACACACAATTAAATATGATATAGAcactaaaaataatacaattccTTACTTGTTCTGAGTTTTCTAGTGGGCACAGCTCTGAAGTCAGATGTGTCTATCTCCCAGGCCAAAATAGGTTTAGTGTTGgcagacacttcctccatgTCGCAGTCTTCATCTGACTCAACTCCTCTGCTCTGACTGAACTCCTGGGAATaacagttaataataataataaattaatttattaccaaataaaaattgtatttgtttatatttttgcttcttAAATTTGTAATTTTTAACACTAATTATTTTGGTACATCTACTTATAAATGTTCCATAACAGTATTATGAGACTTGAGATATCCCAATAGTCATTCTTGTCCCATCTTTTTTGTACCTGTGAGGGTTTGGCCTTAAGAAGGAGTGGCTCATCCTCTGGTTTGAGCAATGCCCCAGTCCTGCTGCTGATACTGGGGTACACCGAGGCTGCCTGATTTAGGAAGGCGTAATCTGAGCAGACTGTGTAGAACTTCTCCCTTGAGTGTGTCACAGGACAGGTCCATGGCAGGTGTAGCTCTGCGCTTGAGGCCCTTCTCGCTCTGGAGGCATCCCGGGACAAAGGGCTGAGCAGAGGGTCCTGTCCCACATTAGATGTCCTCTGGAGGGGGGTCTGCACTACAGATCCGGGCAGGGATGGAGCAGGAGGTTCAGATGTGTTCGGCATTACTCACAGTTCAAGATGCAGTGAATGGACTGGTGTGGAATACAGAGAGATtatgcactgaaaaaaataaaaataaaaatcagccaCAATAATCAGTAAaactattgttgttttttttacaaatcacCTAGCACCACTACAAAAACTTACTTGCATTGTGTGTTATTCATGCAATTTTAATTGAAGATTAACTGAAGGAATAACCCCCTGATTtgtataaagcacatttttagcTTGTGTAAGTAGGTTTATAATCCAGGTTCTACAATTAAGAACTGAACTTTGACAAAAAGTAAATACGGAATTATAAAGTTTATctattttatgtaaaaaaaaataaaataaaaataaaacttttttttgtttgtaaataacttcaattaaaaataaattaataataataattaacatgAAGTATTTGCTGCATCAGCTTAATTTAGCATAGTTAATCTATAAATTAAATACAGTACACTTATTATCTTGTCTTCCAGAACTAGTTGTATACTGAGACGTTCCAGGTTAAATAATAAAGACCGTACGTAAATAATGCAGTGATGGTTGCAAATCAATCTTGAACACGTGAACTGCTCAAAAACAGAGGTATCTAAGAGCGATTTGCAGCCTTTCCCCTTATGTTCACATCACTTGCACACTAGATTTTTGTTTTCCAAGCCCAACTAACCCTTCTGTTATACATTAGACGGCATAATCTTTATAAATGACCTATTACACCTGCATTACACTCTGTATGCTATGACAGTTGAGCCCATAGCGACACAGGGATGCTCTCAGCACACCCATTGGAAAACGCCTTTACAAATGGCCATATTTCACGAACCTGATATTGCCTCTTCGGACCAAGCGGCACAAGTACAAGTTAGCCACATAACAATTGACTTAGTAAGCCATTAAACtgataaaattaaaaagaaaatacaccGCAACAGCAGAGTCGCTCCGTTGACCCGTGCAGTTTAAGGGAACGTACCATTATGTATAAAAACGGGGGGAAACCAcgaagaaaaatataattaaagtaaatttaaaaaggTAATCTGACAGCCACCAACACATAACCttacaaaacataaatcagtgttttattgtgtatttttgtgatttgaattGTCGTTGAgatccaaaaaaaataaataaatacaatcccATCTTCAGTTggtcaaaccaggaagtatcTAATTAAacctgaccaatcacagacgCGCTTTGCACAACACCTCTGTCACAGGTTTTGTGGTAAGTTCTGAATATTCTCTTATTTATGCAAAAATATTTCAGCCAAAAATCTATAACGATCGTGCTGAGAAAACGTTTACCTGTGCCAAgacgaaaataaataaatagctttgTACGTTTAGTGCTCGTGCAAATAGACCGTGTGGTCAACTTTGAACTTCAGGAGGACATCTCACTCCACATATGTGTTAAAGATCAGATGTTCAGTAGGGTTCGTCCTAGGATTAGAAAGTGATCTGGCCTTTgattgtatttaattatttgtttgccaaagttatttaagtaaaaatttcTTTCAAGACACACTTTAGAACGAAGGAAAG contains:
- the LOC117370326 gene encoding basic immunoglobulin-like variable motif-containing protein, coding for MPNTSEPPAPSLPGSVVQTPLQRTSNVGQDPLLSPLSRDASRARRASSAELHLPWTCPVTHSREKFYTVCSDYAFLNQAASVYPSISSRTGALLKPEDEPLLLKAKPSQEFSQSRGVESDEDCDMEEVSANTKPILAWEIDTSDFRAVPTRKLRTSNVKKSSTKKMKSSVRPMRNLQDIPPHASLDDIKQRKVLDLRRWYCISRPQYKTSCGISSLVSCWNFLYSTLGAGSLPPISQEEALHILGFQPPFEEIKFGPFTGNATLMRWFRQINDNFRVRGCSYILYKPHGKHKTAGETAEGALMKLTQGLRDESMAYIYHCQNHYFCPVGFEATPLKAAKAYRGPLPITEMEHWILIGEPSRKHPAIHCKRWVDIVTDLNTQNPEFLDIRHLERGIQRRKTKKVGGNLHCIIAFQKVNWQKIGPWALNLETLQHDFHAQNTEGVPGSEEDEDRSNKRLSHLGRSHSTGCHKEQSWRRPPHSGFRQRSRDSDLEEDMVD
- the zgc:172121 gene encoding homocysteine S-methyltransferase, translated to MYSSVTLRDFINENKPLILDGGLATQLEAQGFELGGDPLWSARLLHTNPEAIKDVHYRFLLSGSDVITTATYQASVKGFVQHLGVTCERARELLMSGVHLAKDALQKFISENKTVQTHGLVAGSIGPYGAFLHDGSEYTGDYAKEMSVEHLKSWHCPQLECLNAAGADIIAFETIPSVKEAEAVVQLLREFPNTKAWLSFSCKDEKCISDGSLFSDAVQVALKCPQLVAVGVNCCSPDLVEPVLDSAKTLLNPDLSFVAYPNSGEEWNTQKGWLAQAKKTGSLSQFCESWMKHGAAFIGGCCRIGPMQIEELRHVLK